The Candidatus Binataceae bacterium sequence CGCTTTCAATTTCAGCGGCGCGCGCTGTGATAGTTGGCGCCAGGTCGTGAATTGTGGCGAGCAACTTTTGTGCGTCCATATTAGCTATCGACATGTCCGGAGTCCTCCCCATACCGCGAAAGCGAGCATCCAGGTCGCGGTGAGTCCCGCGCCGAGCAGGAGATTCATCGCGCCACCCGGCTCAGTGAAGCCCGCGGTGCCAAAGATTGTGATCGTCTCGACCGCCTGTTCGGCAAAGGCGATCGCGCCCAGCACACCGAGCCATCGAGGTAGTTCTTGTCCGCGCAGGGCCAGTAACGTGACCGGCGCGATCATCGTAATTGTCGCACCAGTCAGAACCGGCCCCCAGAACAGCGCCACGTCCAGCACCGTGCTCGCCGTCGCCGCTTCGAGACGGTCGGCATGGAGCGCAAGACCGCCCCACGTCCACGCCTGCACCGCGTACGTAATCACGAAGGCAATCGCGCCAATCAAAAACACGTCGCGATGCGGCGAGGGAAGTAGACGCCGCAACAGCGCAAACATCACGGCAAACGGCGGGATGCTGACGGTGGCCGCCCAGACGGCCCAGCGAGCGTCCTCGCGATGCTGTCGGAACCACGTAACGACCTGCTCACCAGTGTCCGATGCGCTGGGCGGAGTTCCCAGCGCGATCACGCCGACTGCGTACAGGATCAACACTGCCAGCGCCGCGCCGAGCAGTGTTCGAGATTCGGCGCGCGTGAGGCCTTCGCGGGAAGGGAATGTCTCAGAGATTTGCGATTTTGCTTTCTGCATTTCGGATTCTCCGATCGCGCTCATCGACTCCATGATGCTGCACGTGACGATCTTGAGATTAGGAGTCTCATCGAAGGTCACTCCTTCGGATTCTCTGAGTTCGCACAGATGTAGTAGATGCGGTCCAAGAGCGCCATCCATTCAGTATCCGATAATGGGTCAGCGGGTATTTTGAAATCGATCTTTTGTCTTTTTAGATCGGAGATGAAAATAGTCATTACGCGATCCAGAATCGAGCAGTTCGGATTGCGGTTCGGAATCGCGAATCGCTTTCCACACCAGCGAGAGCCGAATAGCAGTAGGCGGGTAGGTTGCGCGGGTCTCGCCGTTCTCGACAATTTCCCAGGCCCCGCCGCTCCAGTGGATTTCCGCAGCAGATGTCATGCGCGGAGGGCGCGCATCGGGCGCGCCAACGTGACCGATGCGATGATAAATCTGGTCGTTGTCCGACATGAGCGCCACATTGCGAAAAGGCGGGCATTCGGTGCGCATCGGACGTTCGTGCCCATCGGGCCAGTATTCAAAGTTGCCGCCCGGCCCGTCATACAACCACGCGACGGCGCCGGCCTGTATAACTCTCCAATTCTCGAAGAGCGCGGACTGCCCCATGCACATGAGAAAGGCCAGCGGGTACTGATCACGCGTCGCGCCACTGAACGTGGGAACGTCCACATGAGTAAGACCCGCAGGCATTGGGGCATTCACATTGACGACAACAAATGTGGGACGCACGCTCGAGCCGCCGAAGAACGTGCGCGCCGCGTCGATGAATCGCGGGTTATGCAGAATGTTCTCAGCACCTGCCCACGAGCGGCTCACCATTCGTTGCCCAGTTGCCTCGGAACCACGGAAGAAAGGAATCCTGCGCCTTGATCGGAAGGTAGCCCGCCATTGTTCGATACGGCGCGTTGCGCTCGAACATTTCGCGCACGAATTCCGGATCGTCAAACGCTGGCTCGATGCGAATTATTTTTGAAATGGTCGGCATGGCTTGCTCTTCCTTCAGTCTTACAGTGATTAGAGAATCAACTGTTTGATTTTCCGCGGTGGGGCCTGGCGCAACTGCCTAACTCTGTACACCTCTTACTTCTCGGGTCGCCTACGCCCTTGCCGCGAGCGAGTCAAGCTCGCGGCAAGGCTGCTACCCGCCTGGCGTTACGGAGTGAAACCCGACAAGGGCCCGGCTGTATCAGGGAAGTTCGAGGTGTTTAGCACTTGGATGCCGGCGTTGTGGACGCCGTTGAAGGGCGTCACCGTGTTGGGGCAGCCGGCATTCTGTGCATCAGTGGCTGAGTTGAACCACATTCCCAAGTGATATGTCTGCACCGGTCCCGGCGTCACCCCATCAGGGCCGAGGGTTTCGGGATTTTGCAGGGCGTCAGGGAACGGCGGGTCAGGAAACGTCTGGGGAGCGTCGGCCACACCAAACCCAATTATGAAGGTCTCGATTTGGAAGCGCCCGATGAAGGTCTGCGAGCCTTTGCCTTTGCCATTAGTCTCAAGGTCCCCTTGATACCAAGCCAGACCGAAGGGTTTGTTCGGTACCTGAATCACGAAGAAATCGAAATCGGTCTTGGGCGGCAGCCCACTCGCTTTGACAACCATCTTCTCCACCGAGGCCTTGCGTAGAGAACTTAAGGTGACGGTCGCTGTCGCGTTCGGCAGGCAAGTTGCCGCACCGGACGAGACCACCATGTTAAAGGAGAGACTATCGGCGGCTACAGCGTGCGTTGCGCTGCCTGTCGTGAGAACCAGTCCGCAGATGAGTGCCATTGTTCCAAGAATGCGCTTTGCCATTTTGAGCAAATCCTCTTTCGGGTTAAGCGCCGCCCCCGAACTGGCGCATAGTTAAAACCGCAAACGATGAATAGGAAAGGCGCGAATACGCGGGCGGCGATCGCGCAAGCCGGTCGATCACAGATTCCTTCTCCGATGAATTCAAGGTATTGCGCACGCCAAATCGCCCAAGCTTCAGAGATGAAGCAGCCGGCTTGCGTTTTGCCACATGACCTTCGCCTCATCGTCAGCCGAAAAGCCGACGAGCGCCTTCTTCATCCCGGCGACGCTCTCAGGCCACGGCGTGTCCGGATGGGGATAGTCGGAGCTGAACAGGATGCGTTCGGCGCCCCAGCGCTTGATCACCTCGCCAATGAGCGAGTCTTCTGACTCGACCGCCCAATGAAAATGCTCTAGATAATCCAGCGGATGTTTCTTCGCTCCGCCCAGATGCACGCGCGAACCATAGAGCAGCTCGCCGAACTCGCGACCCTCCTCCAAGCGGTCGAAGAGATAAGGCGCGTAGCCGACGTTGCCCTCCTCCAAAATGAACTTGAGGTTGGGAAGGCGATCGAGCAGGCCGCTGTAAATGATCCGCGCGATCGCGATCATGTGCTCGAAGGGATGAGTCAACATCCACCAAACCGGGTAGTCCGCCGTAAACGGACCGCGCTCCGACCATCCGGTGCGATCACCCGCGGCCGGATAGCTTTGAAACGGACTGAGCCCGTCCGAATGGATAATGATCGGGACGTTCAACTCGTTGATGCGGGCGAAGAAGGGCAGGAACTCCGGCTTATCCAGGTTCCGGCCGCGCACATTGGCGCCGATTACGACCGTCGGCATATGCAGTTCCTTTACCATCAGGGGCGGCTACGCGATTCCGGTGGAGTCGGAGTTGGGGCAGTCGGCGTCTATTGAGCGAATGGGCGCATTTGGCGCTCCTGCTCGAGGGGGGCGCCTTGTCGTCCTAACGGCGGGCGGCTTTGCCCACCTGTGGTTCGTACCAACTTCCGCCAAAAGGCTTGCAGAGGAGCATGTTTAAAGTCAAGCGAAGCATGAGAGCGAGGGAGAGCTACGCAGAGTGGCGACTGCCCCGAAGGGTACCTGAGCGAAGCAGTGCCAGGGGATGAGGTTTTGTTGCCTGCACAGTTCTACGGCGCACGCCGGGGCAGTGCGGCGGTGGAACCGGTGAAGCGTCTGATGATGGCAGTACTCGTCGACGCAATACGCTGCTACCAAAGAAATTTCGCAACGGTGACGCTACGCAAACGGCGGGAGTTTATGGAAGTGCAGGATTGGCTGTTCAAAGACAGGAACGACGGCCTCTTTTCGTTTGATCCGCAATCACCGCGAAGCGCGGATGGTTCGTGAAGACGTTCAACTGCCATCCGATCCAGCCGAGCCGGGTCGCCGGTCTCGCCGTCGGGAATCCGCCGGAGGCAAGTTCCCAAAATCGATACTGCCGTGCGGAACACTTGCTCCGCGCTGTCAAGCGGGACGCTGCCGACGAGCAGCACTTGGCGCGCAGCCTCGCTCGTCGCTGCGCCCGCCATAGTAACTATCCTCTCTTTCGTCCCCAAGCCTGAAAATGCAGATACGACGTGACGAGAGTCGTTGAATTTTCAAGGTGGCGTTCAAGCCGGGCGGTCGAGTCGGCGAACTCAGTCTCGGAAAATGAAATCTTGGGCTATATACCGCTCACGGAGGTTGCGAGCGAATTGTAAAAAAGTGTTCGGTTCGGATGTCCGGGCGGAAAGTCGTGGATCAAAGACTTGACCTGAACATCCATAAGGCCAGCGGCGCGCAGGATGCGCGGCACCGGCCTGCCGATGTATAGATCGATCCCGTTCGCCGCTGCATAGGCCTCTAACACCTTCCGCAGCCGGTCGAAGGCGAGAAGGGGCGGATCCGTAATGTGGCCAGCCAAGTCGGCTTCGTGAAGCGCCACCGCACCCCCGGGCTTCACCAATGCCACCATCTCCGCGACACTTTTTCCGGCGCTGGTATGTTGACGAGGACGAGACGCGCCGTTGCTAGATCGAAGGACTCACGGGGCAAACCAGTATTTTTGGCGTTTCCTTGGCGCACCTCCACATTGGTTATCCCATGGTCCACAAGAAAGCGGCGCGCCGTAGCGACCGGCCTCCCTGTCCATCTCGACGCCGATGACTGAACCATTTGGTCCGACTCGGCGCGACAGCAAGTCGAGGCATCCCTGGGGACCGCAGCCAATGTCCACGACGCGAGCGCCAGCCGGGACGCCAATTTGATCGAACAACCAATTCGAGTCGTTGGCGAGTTCCTCAGCTTGCCTCCGGAGTCGCTCCTGTTCGGCCGCGCTCTAGCCTAGAAGGTATTGATCGACCTTCTCCATCTCAGGGGACCATGACACAGTCAGGCTGCGTCGAACAAATCACTTAAATTGATAGTTCGCAAGCGCGGCGCTTTCATGGCTGGCATTGTCGCGCCGCGACGTGAATGACCACCCAGCGGTTTCCTGTCCATTGCTTGCAAACCAAGCGCCGCTCGCCGGTTTGCACTCCATAGCCGCCCGCATCAGGCGCCACCGGTGCTCACGCGGCTCTTTGCGCTTTGGTTGGGCAAGTTGCTCGACGAGCGTGAAGCCGCCGACCTAACCGAAGCGCTGACGATCGCCAAGGGAGCCGGCGTGCGCACCATGACGGCGCTTCGCTATCTGCTCCACATCCCACGCCTGCGCGAGATCATGGGCAACTATGCGGACGGCGGCCAGTTGGCGCACATTTTCGATGGCGAGCCAGTCGCAGGACAGCGTCCCACGCTGACTACCTACGAAATGCGTCATCTCGACGCGCTCGGCGAGCACGCGACCGCCCGGCCACGGAGTTGATCGTGCATGACGCGGAAACGGGCCTTGGGGCTGATCCGACCTTCGCGCTGATTGACGAGGCCAAGTGGATATTGGCGTCGCCCATCTCCCTGCCATGGATCGACCGCGCACTCCGCACGTTCGGCCGTGCCAACGGCGCACTGATTCTGTGTACGCAGTCGCTCGCCGAGATTGACAACAACGAGGCGCAGACGATGTTGGAATCGACCGCGATCAAGACCTTCCTGCCGAACCACGCGGCTAAAGGCGAGCAAGTGCGCCAGCTCTACGGCGAACTTGGGCTCAATGAAAAGCAGATAGAGATTGTCGCGAATGGCGTTCCGCCCGCGATTATCTGTGCGTCAGCGAGTCGGGCTCGCGACTGTTTAGCCTCAATCTGGGCCCAATCGCGCGGGCGCTCTGCGCCGCCACCGGCAGCGACGACGTAACGCTCGCCCGCCGCGTCCTCGAAGAATCAGGGCAGGACGGCTTTCTCGACGCGTGGCTCGCAGCTAAGGGTCTCGGCCCGGCACCAGAGCCGCGTTCCGCGCGGGGCTCAATGCGTGCGGCGGAAATGATTCACAGCAACGGGAGGGTGGGATTATTAAGCATCGTGATTTGTTCGCCGCGACACTACTCGCCTTGGCGCTCGCGGCCAAGCCGGCGCGGGCGCAGCTCGTGGTGTCGGACGGTCCGGTCGAGGGGAACACCACCGCCATTGCCTGCACGCTGACGGGCATCTCAACCCAACAAATGCCTGCGATGATCGTGCAGGTCACCATCACCACGCAGTCACTTACGACGCCGGGCGGCGCTGGTCGCTTTCAGTCGCAACTCAGTTACCTCAACTCATTGATGCAGACGATGGGGAGCGGCGTGGACAGCGCACAAGCTTTCGCCGCTAGCTATCCCGGCTGGGTCAATTTCGGGGCGAACGCAGCGGCGATAGCGGCGCAGGTCACCAACTAGACTCTCACCACCTATGCCGACGCAATTTCAGTCGCGCAGGCGCAGGGCGCCAGCTTCAGCGCTGAAGACACACATTTTCAGGCGCTCGAAGCTTGTAACGCGGCGAGCGTGAGCGTCCTCCAGGCGATTCAGTGCGGCAATGAAATCAATCTCGCGGCGGCCCAGCAGACCCAGGTACTAGGGCAGCTTGAGATCACCCAAATCCATGATTGAGGCCGTGAATTATGGCGAAACTCTTAACGAAAATTCCCAGCTTGGAGCGAATGCGCAAGCCTACTTTATAGGTGACGTACAGCAATGAAGGAGGTTTTCAAATGACAACTCCGATCATAATTTTCCTGCGCTTCATGTGGCGCTTTCGGGGCCTATTAGCAATCGCATTTTTGATTATCCTAGGCCACATGGCTCAACGACGCGATTCGCGCTTGGGACAACTGGCGCCAGCCGCAAGTCTATTGCGATGACGACCACCTGATTCGATACATCCCGGCAGAGCAGTGTGGCGGTTTTTCTTCGTGTGACCGCCGCTTCGATCGAGGCGATACTTCCTGCCCAGGCGGCCCACCCTTTGTGTTGCGGACTCCGACAGAGAATGGGTGGTAAAAATGACGCTCCAATTTCAATTCCTAAACAACGCGCTCAGCGACTACGAAACCGCAATTCAAGGCGTCTGGGCGCCCGTGCTCCAGGCGCAAGGCATTCAAATCCTGCTCGCAGTCGGGGCTATAGCGTTCGCCGTGTATACCATCCAGCTGCTCGCCACCCACGATCTGCCGACCTTCATCCTCGGCTTCGGCTACACGATCGTCTCGCTCTCCGTACTCCATGCGGTCTTTCTCTACGGACAGGACTTAGCCATCGATCTGCTGAACGGATTTCTTGGCTGGGGGCAACAGGTCAGCGGCCAATCCCCTGAGACGCTCACGCCCTCGGGTGTGATGGAGCAGGGGCTACAACTCATGCGGATTTTCTGGAGCGCCGCTGGGAAGGCTTCGTCGTGGGTCGCACCTATGTCAGCGATTGAAGACTTGCTTTGCAGCATTGTAATCGTCGCAACCTTTGCCGTTGCGTCCATCATTTATCTGCTTGCCCTGATGGAAGTCTGGGCGTTGATCATCGGTGCCTCGGTACTGCTCGCTTTCGCGCCGCTGCCTTGGACTTGGAGCATTTTTCCGGGCTGGGGGCTTAGAGTCCTGGCCTCCTGCGTGAAGACGTTCTTTTTGCTTGCGGTTATTGCGCTGGGAATGACCGAAGCAAGTGGTTGAACTGTTTCTATGGCGGCTACGTCGGGAAGCATCCCAGAGAATGTCAGCCTAATGATGCAAGCCGTTGTGGAATCTCTATTGTTCGTCGGCCTCGTCTATTACATCCCACGCCTCATGGCGAGTTTGATCACCGGCGGCGCCGGTGCCGCAATGACCGCCGGCGAGACCATTCTGGCCGGAATGGTCGCGGAGGCTGCCAGCCAGACGGCGAGCGGCAGCAAAGCAATCGGCGGCGCTGCTGCCAACGCCGCCGCTGATGGCGCCGCCAACGCGCTCAAGAAAGTTCACGCGATGTTGATGAGGTGACGACGATGACTACCATGCGGTTTGAAGATCGCCTGCTGCGCACTATCAACCGGCGGCTTTTCTACCTCGGTGTCACCGCTTCCGCCGTCATTATTGGCCTGACCATCGCCGTGACAATCCTTGCGCTCAAGCGCGTGCCGCCCTATGTGGTCGCACTCGATCAGGGTCGTATCGTCGGTTACGCGCACCTCTTCACTGCCAACGACGAACTGGCTCCGATGGTGATCGAGAACCAGCTGCGCCAGTTCATCTACGACGCGCGCGTGGTGAGCGGCAACGACGCCATGCAGGACCATAACATCCACGCGGTCTACGCGATCGCGCGGCCAGGCCTACAAATTCCTCGATGCGTATTACCACGCCGCGCCCGACAACGATCCGGTCAAGCTCGGCCAGCGCGGTGCCGTGTGGCTCAAAGGACCGGCGATGTACCGTGACAGTTTTTACATTTCGTACTGGCACATCGCGACCGGCCTGGGCGGCTACTACGGGTTCGGCACTGACCTCTTTCCACTCAGCATCGCGGTCGCTGTTATCGCCTGGCGCATCAAACGCGAGCCCGACAGCAAGGCGCATCTGCGTGGACTGCGGCTGCTCGCTCCGA is a genomic window containing:
- a CDS encoding amidohydrolase family protein; this encodes MVKELHMPTVVIGANVRGRNLDKPEFLPFFARINELNVPIIIHSDGLSPFQSYPAAGDRTGWSERGPFTADYPVWWMLTHPFEHMIAIARIIYSGLLDRLPNLKFILEEGNVGYAPYLFDRLEEGREFGELLYGSRVHLGGAKKHPLDYLEHFHWAVESEDSLIGEVIKRWGAERILFSSDYPHPDTPWPESVAGMKKALVGFSADDEAKVMWQNASRLLHL
- a CDS encoding type IV secretion system protein, producing MTLQFQFLNNALSDYETAIQGVWAPVLQAQGIQILLAVGAIAFAVYTIQLLATHDLPTFILGFGYTIVSLSVLHAVFLYGQDLAIDLLNGFLGWGQQVSGQSPETLTPSGVMEQGLQLMRIFWSAAGKASSWVAPMSAIEDLLCSIVIVATFAVASIIYLLALMEVWALIIGASVLLAFAPLPWTWSIFPGWGLRVLASCVKTFFLLAVIALGMTEASG